From the Haemophilus parainfluenzae genome, the window AATCACTGCAAAAGTGGTAGCTGATTTACTTTCAACTGTAGGGATTGACCGTCTATTAACTTGTGACTTACACGCAGAGCAAATCCAAGGTTTCTTTGATGTGCCTGTTGATAACGTATTCGGTTCACCAGTTTTACTTGATGATATCTTGAAGAAAACAGATCTTGTCAATCCTATCGTTGTTTCTCCAGATATCGGTGGTGTGGTTCGTGCTCGTGCAGTAGCGAAATTATTAAATGATACAGAGATGGCGATTATCGATAAACGTCGTCCACGTGCAAACGTATCACAAGTTATGCATATTATCGGGGATGTTGCAGATCGTGATTGTATCCTTGTAGATGATATGATTGATACAGGTGGTACATTATGTAAAGCGGCCGAAGCATTAAAAGAACGCGGTGCAAAACGCGTATTTGCTTACGCAACCCACGCCGTTTTCTCTGGTGCAGCTGCACAACACTTAGCGAGCGATGCCATTGACGAAATCGTGGTAACGGATACTGTTCCACTTTCACCTGAAATGAAAGCACTTGGTAAAGTACGCGTGCTGACTCTTTCAACTATGCTTGCTGAAGCAATTCGTCGTATCAGCAATGAAGAATCTATTTCAGCAATGTTTGAATAATTCTTTCGCTTAGCATTCATTTTAAAAGTGCGGTCAGAAAATCCAGTGTTTTTTGACCGCACTTTTTTTATGCTGCAACTAAAAATAAGGCAAAAAAAAGTGCCCCACTGGGGCACTACTCGGAAAGCAAAATAGATGTCGGCTATTTAAAAATAGCACTTGTTTTTAGTGATTTAAGAATACGGCAAAGCCCTTTATATTGCAAATAGCAATGTTCAGATTTGTGAGCTAAATCACGCTTTTTCTTCACTTTTTTATGTTTAATCGTTTTCGTATAAAAAAAGAGGAGCATACTGCTCCTCTTCTCTAGAAATAGAATTAAATTAACCGTTAATAAATTTTTCGCCTAATTCAATATCTGCACGCAATGTTGGTAACATTGCTTCTAAAGCGTCTTGTTCAAATTTGCTTAAGGTACCGATTGGTAAAATTTCTTCTACACCTTCTTTACCTAAACGTACAGGTTGAGCGAAGAAACGTGCGTATTTACCATCACCTTCTACATAAGTACATTCAACCACAGTTTCGCCACTTAAGCCTTTCACTAATGAACGCGCAAAACGTGCTGCAGCTTGAGCCATAGAAAGTGTCGCAGAACCGCCACCTGCTTTTGCTTCAACCACTTCAGTACCTGCATTTTGGATACGTTTTGTTAATGGTGCAATTTCCTCTTCTTTCCACTCAGCATATTGAACTTGTGAAAGTAATGGAAGAATCGTCACACCTGAGTGGCCGCCAATTACCGGTACGCTTGTACGAGAAACATTTAAGCCTTTTAATTCAGATACGAATGTTTCAGAACGTAACACGTCTAAAGTGGTGACACCGAATAATTTACGTTTGTCGTAAACACCCGCTTTTTTCAATACTTCTGCAGCAATCGCAACAGTCGTATTCACAGGGTTGGTGATAATACCTACACAAGCTTTTGGACAAGTTTTTGCAACATGTTCAATTAAGTTACGCACGATACCCGCATTGATGTTGAAAAGATCTGAACGATCCATACCCGGTTTACGTGCAACCCCTGCAGAAATTAAAACGACATCAGCACCTTTAAGTGCAGGTGTTGGATCTTCTCCCGCAAAACCTTCTACTTTCACCGCTGTTGGAATATGACTCACATCTTTAGCCACACCTGGTGTCACTGGTGCAATATCATAAAGTGCTAATTCACTTTCAGCGGGTAATTGTAATTTAAGTAATAAGGCTAATGCTTGACCAATACCGCCTGCTGCGCCCAATACTGCAACTTTCATAAAATACTCCTCATGTATTAATTAATCCTAACTAGGTAGAATTTTAAAGTCTTAGTCATTAAATTACAAACAGAGAAATTCAATAATGCGATCTAGCTCAAACTTTTCAAACGGCAAATTTATTTTAATTGCTTAAAATGAATTTTTATGCAATTCTTATGCAAATTCCCCTATATGAGAATAACTATGTCAGATCAATTAACAAAAGCATTTAAAGAACTGCTCCATCAAGAACGATTTGCTTCTCAGAGTGAAATCGTTGACGCCTTAAAAAACCAAGGATTTCAAAGCATTAACCAGTCTAAAGTTTCACGTATGTTAAGCAAATTTGGAGCGGTTCGTGCGAGAAATACTAAAATGGAAATGGTGTATTGCTTACCAAGCGAATTAAGTGTCCCCGCCACCAGTAGCCCATTAAAAAATTTGGTTTTGGATATTGATCACAATGATTTCGTTATCGTCATTAAAACCTCTCCGGGTGCTGCGCAGTTGATTGCCCGCTTATTGGATTCCATTGGTAAACCTGAAGGCATTTTAGGTACGATTGCTGGAGATGACACCATTTTTGTGACCCCCACAAAAGAGACAACCATCAAATCGCTTCTAGAGCAAATTCAAACGCTTTTTGAAAGCAGCCTATAATGAATATCTTATTGACCGGTGGAACGGGATTTGTAGGAAAAGCTTTAGTTGAAGCGCTACTGTCACGTGGCGATAGTGTTACAGTACTGACTCGCTCCATTGAAAAAGCTCAAGCGATTTTTCCTGAAAAAACACTGCAATTTTTGACCGCACTTTCCACACTCAAAGACTTAAATGAATTTGATGCGGTCATTAATCTTGCCGGTGAACCAATCTTTGATAAAAAATGGACAGTTCAACAAAAAGAGAAACTTTGTCAAAGTCGCATTGATTTAACACAACAGATTGTTCAACTTATTAATCAAAGTAAATATCCCCCAGTCTTGATTTCAGGTTCTGCAACGGGAATTTATGGAAACTGTGGTGAAGATGAGATCACCGAAGACACAAATCCAAGTACTCAATTTACCGCTCAGCTTTGTATTGATTGGGAAAATGCAGCAAAACAAGCTAACACAAGAGTCTGTTTAGTGAGAACCGGATTAGTGCTTTCTCCAAAAGGCGGAGCTTTAGCAAAAATCCTTCCGCTCTATCGCTTCGGATTAGGCGGCAAATTAGGGAATGGTGAGCAATATTGGAGCTGGATTGCATTAGAGGACATGGTAGAAGGCCTTCTCTTCTTACTTGACCATAATGATTGTGAAGGTGCATTTAATTTTACTGCGCCACATCCTGTTAAAAACAAGACATTCAACCAATTATTAGGTCAAGCACTACATCGACCTTGTTTTGCTCAAGTGCCTCAATTTTTACTCACTTCTCTTCTCGGTGAACGCGCTTGCATTCTATTAGACAGTCAGAATGCCTATCCAAAACATTTGTTAGATTGCGGATTTACATTCCAATACTCAGAATTAAGTGATTACTTTCACAAAATACTTTAAAAAACAAAAGGCTGGTCAAAACCAGCCTTTATTATTTTCCATCGCCATTAAGCTAAATATTCTAAAAATTCCCCTACCGTGTGGAAGGATCCAAATACCAGCACAATGTCATTTTTACCCGCTTCTTTAACCGCACTTTGTACACCTTCAGCTACAGAATCTTCAGAAACACTTTTTGCTGATGGGCAAACTGTTGTTAATTTTGCATTTAGGTCATCGCCAGATTGACCACGGTAACCGCCTAATGTGACACAATACCATTGGTCAATAACAGAAGTAAGTTGGGTAAACACCGACTCCGCATCTTTATCTTTTAACATACCGCAAACGGCAATGATACGACCTGAAATCTGTGCTTTAAGTGCGGTCAATTTTTCGGCTAAATATTTTGCCGCATGAGGATTATGCCCCACATCGATAATCACTTTTGGTAACTGTGAATAAGGGACATTCAAGCGTTCTGCCAGTTTTTCTAGCTGATTACCTTTCAATTGTTGGAAACGACCAACTAATTCCACTTCAATTAATGAACGTTTAATGGTCTCGACAGAAATATCAAAAGGTAATTGCTCAACAGCCGCCAAAGCGGTTGCTGCATTGGCTAATGGAATTTGGCAAAATGGCAGATTTTCTAACCGCACTTTGTTGCTCTGCCACATCCAAGTTTGCTCATTGGCTTTAAACGACCAATTAACATCTCGGCGTGAAACGTAGCAATGTAATTTCTCCGCTTGTTCTAACATAGGTTGCGGAACATTTGGCTCGCCAATCACAACAGGTTTATTCGCACGAAAAATACCCGCTTTTTCAAAGCTAATTTCTTCACGTGTTGAACCCAGAAAATCTGTATGATCAATATCAATACTGGTGATAACCGCCAGATCATTATCCACAATATTCGTTGCGTCCAAACGCCCACCAAGCCCCACTTCCAAAATCACGACATCAAGCTTCGCTTGTTTAAATAAATGCAAAGCCGACAACGTGCTAAATTCAAAATAAGTGAGAGACTGCGTTTTATGTTTTTCGATAAAATCAAAAGAAGCGGTATGCATTTCATCCGGCAAGTCTTGGTTTTGAATACGAACCCGCTCGTTATAACGCAATAAATGAGGTGAGGAATACACACCCACACGCAAACCATGATTTAACAAAATGGTTTCAAGCAAACGGCAAGTCGTACCTTTGCCATTTGTGCCCCCTACCGTGATCACATAAGGTGCGGGATTCAAAAGGTCCAGTTCTTCTGCCACTAACTTAATACGCTCTAGCCCTAAATCAATCGCTTTGAAGTGACTGTTTTCCAAATAAGAAAGCCACTCAGCGAGTGGCGAAGTGGCTTTTAAATTCATTGTATTAGGCATTTTCAACAACTTCTACTTCAACAAAAGGTGAAGGTTGATTGGTGAGTTTGCTTAAAAGGTTTCCAAGGGTTGAACGCATTTCTGAACGTTTCACGATCATATCAATCGCCCCTTTCTCAAGTAAGAATTCACTACGTTGGAAGCCTTCTGGTAATTTCTCACGTACAGTTTGTTCGATAACACGTGGGCCTGCAAAACCAATTAATGCTTTTGGCTCGGCGATGTTTACATCACCTAACATGGCAAAACTTGCAGATACCCCACCTAATGTTGGGTCGGTTAATACCGAAATAAACGGCACACCTTTTTCACGCATTTTTGCCAACACCGCACTGGTTTTCGCCATTTGCATTAAGGAGAAAAGTGCTTCTTGCATACGTGCACCACCACTCGCAGAGAAACAAACAAACGGACAATTTAATTCCATTGCTTTTTCCGCCGCTTTCACAAATTTTGCACCCACAACCGATCCCATTGAGCCGCCCATGAAGCTAAAGTTTGAAGCAGCAACAACAATAGGCATATTGTAAAGTGTACCGGTCATTGTGATTAATGCATCTTTTTCACCGGTTTCTTTTTGTGCAGCAGTAATACGATCTTTATATTTTTTTAAATCTTTAAATTTAAGAATATCTTTTGGTTCTAAATCAGCCGATAATTCTTGGCTTGAACCTTCATCTAACAAGGCTAAAAGGCGCTCACGAGCATCAATACGCATATGATGACCGCATTTTGGACAAACATATAAATTACGTTTTACTTCTTCACCGTAAAGAACTTGTTCACAAGAGGTACATTTTGTCCAAACCCCTTCTGGTACATTAGCTTTACGTGATGCAGAGGAAGAGGTTCCTTTGCTAAAAATTCTATCAATCCAGCTCATTTTTTACCTTTTTTATTAACTAGAAAAGTTTGCGTATTTAATCATAATTTAGCGAAATTTGCTAGTCAGATGAGATTATCTTCTAAAAACAATGGTCCTAAATTTTTCTGTGGAATCGCAAATTTTTCAGGATAAATCACATTGACTAAATACAGGCCTTCTGGTTTCGCTGTTGGCGCGGCCAATTTACGATCTTTTTGTTCTAACAACCATTTCATCCACTCAACGGGTTGATTGCCTGCACCGACTTCAATTAAGCTTCCTACAATGTTACGCACCATGTGATGCACAAAGGCATTAGCTTGAATATCCACAATAATGTACTGCCCTTTTCGCACGACATTTAAATGATGCACATTTCGCCAAGGGGTATTCGACTGACATTGTGCCGCGCGGAAAGAGGAAAAATCATTTTCACCCAATAAGAACTGCCCCGCTTGGTGCATTTTCTTTTCGTCTAAATCTAAATGGCAATGAGTAATCCCTTCCGGCAAAATGGCTGAACGTAATTTATTGCAATACAAGATATAGCGATAACGACGCGCGGTTGCAGAAAAACGGGCGTGAAATTCATCATCCACCACTTTTGCCCAACTCACTGAAATGTCATCAGGCAAATTTGCATTAGTCCCAAATACCCAAGCTTTTTCAGGGCGAACAGCGGTAGTTTCAAAATGCACCACTTGTCCTGTGCCATGTACACCAGAGTCTGTTCTGCCCGCACAAAACACTTCAATTTTTTCATTTGCCACGAAAGATAACGCTTTTTCTAATTCTTCTTGTACACTGCGCACTTTCTCTTGTCGCTGCCAGCCACAATACTGTTTTCCGTTATATTCAATACCTAAGGCTATCTTCATTGGAAAATACTCCTAAAACGATTTCAAATTTGACCGCACTTTGCCCGAAAAGAAAAAACACCAATAACTCATCATTATTGGTGTTCTTATCACAAGCTAAAAATTAAGCACGTTTGAAGTCAATGTGAACCAATTTTGGTTTGAATGGGTGACGTTGCATTGCTTGAACTTTCACTGCAACTTCTTTACCTTCAACCACTAAAGTGATTACATCGCTATAGAAAGAATCGTGAGCTTGTGCGTTGTTTAATTCATCGTGATTTAAGATGATTGAAACAGGTGCTTCGCTGCCACCATAAATGATTGCAGGGATTTGACCGTTGTGACGCAGGCGGCGGCTCGCACCCTTACCTTGCGCTTGACGAACTTCAGCGTTAAATTTAAATGCCATTTTAATGTTCTCTTGATTAAAAGTTTAAAATAAAAAATTGCAGGCGACCCAGCAATTTTCCTAAATTTGCTCAAAGACAAACTTTGAGAGCGACGGATTATAAAATATTCAGCCCCACAATGCAAATTTACGCAGCAAATTTTTTCTAGGCTTTTCAAGGCAAAGCGATTAAAATGAACCCCAATTTTTAATTAATTTTAACTAACTGATTGTAAGTGGGTTTCAAATGGAATTTCTTATCAGCTTTTTTACCGATTACGGTTATTGGGCGGTGCTATTTGTTCTGATTATTTGTGGCTTTGGTGTACCCATTCCAGAAGATATCACGCTTGTCTCCGGCGGTGTGATTGCTGGTCTCTATCCTGAAAGCGTCAATTCCCACTTAATGTTAGTCGTGAGTATGATTGGCGTACTTGCCGGTGATTCAACCATGTACTGGCTTGGTCGCATTTACGGCACACGAATTCTTCGTTTCCGCCCAATGCGTAAAATCGTCACATTAGAACGCCTCAAAATGGTACGTGAAAAATTTGACCAATACGGCAACCGTGTTCTATTTGTTGCTCGTTTCTTACCAGGCTTACGCGCACCAATTTATATGGTTTCTGGCATTACCCGCCGCGTCAGCTACACCCGCTTTGTATTAATTGATTTCTGCGCCGCAATTATTTCTGTGCCAATTTGGGTTTACCTTGGCGAATTTGGTG encodes:
- a CDS encoding ribose-phosphate pyrophosphokinase, which encodes MPDIKLFAGNATPELAKKISERLYISLGDATVGRFSDGEIQVQINENVRGADVFIIQSTCAPTNDNLMELIVMVDALRRASAGRITAVVPYFGYARQDRRVRSARVPITAKVVADLLSTVGIDRLLTCDLHAEQIQGFFDVPVDNVFGSPVLLDDILKKTDLVNPIVVSPDIGGVVRARAVAKLLNDTEMAIIDKRRPRANVSQVMHIIGDVADRDCILVDDMIDTGGTLCKAAEALKERGAKRVFAYATHAVFSGAAAQHLASDAIDEIVVTDTVPLSPEMKALGKVRVLTLSTMLAEAIRRISNEESISAMFE
- the mdh gene encoding malate dehydrogenase, with the protein product MKVAVLGAAGGIGQALALLLKLQLPAESELALYDIAPVTPGVAKDVSHIPTAVKVEGFAGEDPTPALKGADVVLISAGVARKPGMDRSDLFNINAGIVRNLIEHVAKTCPKACVGIITNPVNTTVAIAAEVLKKAGVYDKRKLFGVTTLDVLRSETFVSELKGLNVSRTSVPVIGGHSGVTILPLLSQVQYAEWKEEEIAPLTKRIQNAGTEVVEAKAGGGSATLSMAQAAARFARSLVKGLSGETVVECTYVEGDGKYARFFAQPVRLGKEGVEEILPIGTLSKFEQDALEAMLPTLRADIELGEKFING
- the argR gene encoding transcriptional regulator ArgR, whose translation is MSDQLTKAFKELLHQERFASQSEIVDALKNQGFQSINQSKVSRMLSKFGAVRARNTKMEMVYCLPSELSVPATSSPLKNLVLDIDHNDFVIVIKTSPGAAQLIARLLDSIGKPEGILGTIAGDDTIFVTPTKETTIKSLLEQIQTLFESSL
- a CDS encoding TIGR01777 family oxidoreductase; this encodes MNILLTGGTGFVGKALVEALLSRGDSVTVLTRSIEKAQAIFPEKTLQFLTALSTLKDLNEFDAVINLAGEPIFDKKWTVQQKEKLCQSRIDLTQQIVQLINQSKYPPVLISGSATGIYGNCGEDEITEDTNPSTQFTAQLCIDWENAAKQANTRVCLVRTGLVLSPKGGALAKILPLYRFGLGGKLGNGEQYWSWIALEDMVEGLLFLLDHNDCEGAFNFTAPHPVKNKTFNQLLGQALHRPCFAQVPQFLLTSLLGERACILLDSQNAYPKHLLDCGFTFQYSELSDYFHKIL
- the folC gene encoding bifunctional tetrahydrofolate synthase/dihydrofolate synthase, giving the protein MNLKATSPLAEWLSYLENSHFKAIDLGLERIKLVAEELDLLNPAPYVITVGGTNGKGTTCRLLETILLNHGLRVGVYSSPHLLRYNERVRIQNQDLPDEMHTASFDFIEKHKTQSLTYFEFSTLSALHLFKQAKLDVVILEVGLGGRLDATNIVDNDLAVITSIDIDHTDFLGSTREEISFEKAGIFRANKPVVIGEPNVPQPMLEQAEKLHCYVSRRDVNWSFKANEQTWMWQSNKVRLENLPFCQIPLANAATALAAVEQLPFDISVETIKRSLIEVELVGRFQQLKGNQLEKLAERLNVPYSQLPKVIIDVGHNPHAAKYLAEKLTALKAQISGRIIAVCGMLKDKDAESVFTQLTSVIDQWYCVTLGGYRGQSGDDLNAKLTTVCPSAKSVSEDSVAEGVQSAVKEAGKNDIVLVFGSFHTVGEFLEYLA
- the accD gene encoding acetyl-CoA carboxylase, carboxyltransferase subunit beta, with the translated sequence MSWIDRIFSKGTSSSASRKANVPEGVWTKCTSCEQVLYGEEVKRNLYVCPKCGHHMRIDARERLLALLDEGSSQELSADLEPKDILKFKDLKKYKDRITAAQKETGEKDALITMTGTLYNMPIVVAASNFSFMGGSMGSVVGAKFVKAAEKAMELNCPFVCFSASGGARMQEALFSLMQMAKTSAVLAKMREKGVPFISVLTDPTLGGVSASFAMLGDVNIAEPKALIGFAGPRVIEQTVREKLPEGFQRSEFLLEKGAIDMIVKRSEMRSTLGNLLSKLTNQPSPFVEVEVVENA
- the truA gene encoding tRNA pseudouridine(38-40) synthase TruA, translating into MKIALGIEYNGKQYCGWQRQEKVRSVQEELEKALSFVANEKIEVFCAGRTDSGVHGTGQVVHFETTAVRPEKAWVFGTNANLPDDISVSWAKVVDDEFHARFSATARRYRYILYCNKLRSAILPEGITHCHLDLDEKKMHQAGQFLLGENDFSSFRAAQCQSNTPWRNVHHLNVVRKGQYIIVDIQANAFVHHMVRNIVGSLIEVGAGNQPVEWMKWLLEQKDRKLAAPTAKPEGLYLVNVIYPEKFAIPQKNLGPLFLEDNLI
- the rplY gene encoding 50S ribosomal protein L25 translates to MAFKFNAEVRQAQGKGASRRLRHNGQIPAIIYGGSEAPVSIILNHDELNNAQAHDSFYSDVITLVVEGKEVAVKVQAMQRHPFKPKLVHIDFKRA
- a CDS encoding DedA family protein yields the protein MEFLISFFTDYGYWAVLFVLIICGFGVPIPEDITLVSGGVIAGLYPESVNSHLMLVVSMIGVLAGDSTMYWLGRIYGTRILRFRPMRKIVTLERLKMVREKFDQYGNRVLFVARFLPGLRAPIYMVSGITRRVSYTRFVLIDFCAAIISVPIWVYLGEFGAKNLDWLHEQIQKGQLVIYILIGVLALYLFWKWKKAKKSKAN